A single region of the Lates calcarifer isolate ASB-BC8 linkage group LG16_LG22, TLL_Latcal_v3, whole genome shotgun sequence genome encodes:
- the LOC108897278 gene encoding LOW QUALITY PROTEIN: indoleamine 2,3-dioxygenase 2-like (The sequence of the model RefSeq protein was modified relative to this genomic sequence to represent the inferred CDS: deleted 1 base in 1 codon) — translation METINRETLQADFDAFDISEELGFLLEEPLTNLPDYYRVWLDLANNLTHLIESRKLRDLVHKMPVLSPHLLSNHRELRLAHLALGFISMGYVWQEGQHAPAQILPKALALPYWLISRRLGLPPILTYADSVLANWKLRDPTGEMEIGNMDLIFSFPGGESCRGFFIVSLLVEMAASSGIMGALEVMHAMKISDLIGIEKGLVRVTQSLKKMKETFKLMHNHVDPAAFHGTLRIFVSGWRDNPMLPRGLLYEGVSNEPILLSGGSAAQSSAIQCFDALLCIQHEDEAGAFLTRMRDYMPPAHRQLIETLCSLPSLRDFLLCCSSSDLCQAYNSCVSALVDLRSYHLNTVTKYIIVPGNHAMGCPLRGVCTGLNATGTGGTSLMVFLKSVRNATQKALILERPSVSRN, via the exons ATGGAGACTATCAACAGAGAAACACTTCAGGCAGACTTTGATGCATTTGATATTTCTGAGGAACTTGGATTTCTCCTTGAGGAGCCACTG ACTAACCTTCCAGACTATTATCGGGTGTGGTTGGACCTGGCGAATAATCTCACACATCTGATAGAGTCACGTAAACTACGGGATCTGGTTCATAAG ATGCCAGTCCTGAGTCCCCATCTCCTGAGCAATCATAGGGAGCTCAGGCTGGCTCACCTAGCACTGGGGTTCATCAGCATGGGATATGTATGGCAGGAAGGACAACATGCACCTGCTCAG ATTCTCCCAAAAGCCCTGGCCCTGCCGTACTGGCTGATATCTCGCAGGCTTGGACTTCCA CCTATCCTTACTTATGCAGATTCAGTTTTAGCCAACTGGAAATTAAGGGATCCCACAGG ggAAATGGAAATTGG GAACATGGACTTGATATTTTCCTTCCCCGGTGGTGAGAGTTGCAGGGGATTTTTCATTGTGTCATTGTTGGTCGAGATGGCAGCCAGTTCAGGCATAATG GGGGCTCTGGAGGTGATGCATGCTATGAAAATCTCTGACCTCATCGGCATAGAGAAAGGTCTCGTCAGAGTAACTCAGTCTttgaagaagatgaaggaaaCTTTCAAACTCATGCACA ATCATGTGGATCCAGCTGCTTTTCATGGAACATTGAGAATTTTTGTCTCAGG GTGGCGAGACAACCCCATGCTTCCAAGAGGGCTGTTGTATGAAGGTGTGAGCAATGAGCCAATTTTGCTATCAGGCGGAAGTGCAGCCCAGAGTTCAGCCATTCAGTGCTTTGATGCTTTGCTGTGCATCCAACATGAGGATGAGGCAG GAGCCTTCCTGACACGCATGAGGGATTACATGCCTCCTGCCCACCGTCAGCTGATTGAAACTCTCTGTAGCCTTCCATCTCTGAGAgacttcctcctctgttgctccAGCTCTGATCTCTGCCAGGCATACAACTCCTGCGTCTCAGCGCTAGTGGACTTACGGAGCTACCACCTCAATACTGTGACCAAGTATATCATTGTGCCTGGTAACCATGCCATGGGTTGCCCGCTCAGAGGTGTGTGCACTGGGCTGAATGCAACAGGGACAGGTGGAACCAGCCTAATGGTCTTCTTAAAGAGTGTTCGTAATGCCACACAAAAAGCATTGATCTTAGAGAGGCCATCTGTGTcaagaaactga